A single region of the Massilia sp. erpn genome encodes:
- a CDS encoding YqhA family protein codes for MTDPYRPNGQKLSPIPAFIFMSRWLQLPLYLGLILAQCVYVFHFWVELKDLIGAALGNEASLQHIFQAVAVPGAAMPTKLNESTIMLVVLGLIDVVMISNLLIMVIVGGYETFVSRMHLEGHPDQPEWLSHVNASVLKTKLAMAIIGISSIHLLKTFINAQAYEPKILIAQTVIHVVFLLSALAIAYTDRLMTSTHNESKHH; via the coding sequence ATGACCGATCCCTATCGCCCGAACGGCCAGAAACTGAGCCCGATTCCCGCCTTTATCTTCATGTCCCGCTGGCTGCAGCTGCCGCTGTACCTGGGCCTGATCCTGGCGCAGTGCGTCTACGTCTTCCATTTCTGGGTTGAGCTGAAAGACCTGATCGGCGCCGCGCTCGGCAATGAAGCCTCGCTGCAGCATATCTTCCAGGCCGTCGCCGTGCCTGGCGCCGCCATGCCGACCAAGCTCAATGAATCGACCATCATGCTGGTCGTGCTGGGCCTGATCGACGTGGTCATGATCTCCAATCTGCTGATCATGGTGATTGTGGGCGGCTACGAAACCTTCGTCTCGCGCATGCACCTGGAAGGCCATCCGGATCAGCCGGAATGGCTGTCGCACGTGAATGCCTCGGTCCTCAAGACCAAGCTGGCCATGGCCATCATCGGCATTTCTTCGATCCACCTACTGAAGACTTTCATCAATGCGCAGGCTTACGAGCCCAAGATACTGATCGCGCAAACCGTTATCCACGTCGTCTTCCTGCTGTCGGCCCTGGCCATCGCCTATACCGACCGCCTGATGACGAGCACTCACAACGAATCAAAGCACCATTAA
- a CDS encoding fumarate hydratase encodes MTIIKQDDLIESVAAALQYISYYHPADYIQHLARAYEAEQSPAAKDAIAQILTNSRMCAEGKRPICQDTGMVNVFLKIGMGVRFEGFTGSVTDAVNEGVRRAYNFADNKLRASIVADPHFERKNTKDNTPAVVHMELVEGNTVDVGVAAKGGGSENKTKFVMLNPSDSLVDWVLKTVPLMGAGWCPPGMLGIGIGGSAEKAMLLAKESLMEDIDMYELKKRGPQNKLEELRIELCDKINALGIGAQGLGGLTTVLDVKINMYPTHAASKPVAMIPNCAATRHAHFVLDGSGPAYIEPPAISTWPDVSWAPDTEKSKRVDLNTLTKEEVASWKPGQTLLLNGKMLTGRDAAHKRIQDMLAKGEQLPVDFTNRVIYYVGPVDPVRDEVVGPAGPTTATRMDKFTDMMLEKTGLISMVGKAERGPTAIESIQKHKSAYLMAVGGAAYLVSKAIKHAKVVGFADLGMEAIYEFDVVDMPVTVAVDSTGTSVHNTGPKEWAVKIEALKAAVPA; translated from the coding sequence ATGACCATCATAAAGCAAGACGACCTGATCGAATCCGTTGCCGCCGCCCTGCAGTACATCAGCTACTACCACCCGGCCGACTATATCCAGCATCTGGCGCGCGCCTACGAGGCCGAGCAAAGCCCAGCCGCCAAGGACGCGATCGCGCAGATCCTGACCAACTCGCGCATGTGCGCGGAAGGCAAGCGTCCAATCTGCCAGGATACCGGCATGGTCAACGTCTTCCTGAAAATCGGCATGGGCGTGCGCTTTGAAGGCTTCACTGGCAGCGTGACCGACGCCGTCAACGAAGGCGTGCGCCGCGCCTACAACTTCGCCGACAACAAGCTGCGCGCCTCCATCGTGGCTGACCCGCACTTCGAGCGCAAGAACACCAAGGACAACACCCCGGCCGTGGTGCATATGGAACTGGTGGAAGGCAATACCGTCGACGTGGGCGTGGCGGCCAAAGGCGGCGGCTCCGAGAACAAGACCAAGTTCGTGATGCTGAATCCATCCGACTCGCTGGTGGACTGGGTGCTGAAGACCGTGCCGCTGATGGGCGCCGGCTGGTGCCCGCCCGGCATGCTGGGCATCGGCATCGGCGGCAGCGCCGAAAAAGCCATGCTGCTGGCCAAAGAGTCGCTGATGGAAGACATCGATATGTACGAGCTGAAAAAGCGCGGCCCGCAGAACAAGCTGGAAGAGCTGCGCATCGAACTGTGCGACAAGATCAATGCGCTGGGCATCGGCGCCCAAGGCCTGGGCGGCCTGACCACGGTGCTGGACGTGAAGATCAATATGTACCCGACCCACGCGGCGTCCAAGCCGGTGGCCATGATCCCGAACTGCGCCGCCACCCGCCATGCCCACTTCGTGCTGGACGGCTCCGGCCCGGCCTACATCGAACCGCCGGCGATCTCCACCTGGCCTGACGTGAGCTGGGCGCCGGACACCGAGAAGTCCAAGCGCGTCGACCTGAACACCCTGACCAAGGAAGAAGTCGCGTCCTGGAAACCGGGCCAGACCCTGCTCCTGAACGGCAAGATGCTGACCGGCCGCGACGCCGCGCACAAGCGCATCCAGGACATGCTGGCCAAGGGCGAGCAGCTGCCGGTGGACTTCACCAACCGCGTCATCTACTACGTCGGCCCGGTCGATCCGGTGCGCGACGAAGTGGTCGGCCCGGCCGGTCCTACCACCGCCACCCGCATGGACAAGTTCACCGACATGATGCTGGAGAAGACCGGCCTGATCTCGATGGTGGGCAAGGCCGAGCGTGGTCCGACCGCGATCGAATCGATCCAGAAGCACAAATCGGCCTACCTGATGGCGGTGGGCGGCGCGGCTTACCTGGTATCGAAAGCGATCAAGCACGCCAAGGTGGTCGGCTTCGCCGACCTGGGCATGGAAGCGATCTACGAGTTCGACGTGGTCGACATGCCGGTGACGGTGGCGGTCGATTCCACCGGCACCTCGGTGCACAACACCGGCCCGAAAGAATGGGCGGTGAAGATCGAAGCGCTGAAAGCAGCCGTTCCAGCCTAA